One segment of Neodiprion fabricii isolate iyNeoFabr1 chromosome 1, iyNeoFabr1.1, whole genome shotgun sequence DNA contains the following:
- the LOC124185361 gene encoding endocuticle structural glycoprotein SgAbd-2-like — protein sequence MKIVLVLAALVAVSVAAPQGFVSTPIPVLQFDDSRDEFGQFALTYRTGNGISVTREGSLKATADGKDHVLIQSGSQTYESPNGEKITETWTADENGYIVEGDHIPKASNA from the exons ATGAAAATT GTTCTGGTCCTCGCTGCCCTTGTGGCCGTTTCTGTAGCCGCACCCCAAGGATTTGTATCCACGCCAATTCCGGTGCTCCAATTCGACGACAGCCGCGACGAGTTCGGACAATTTGCATTGAC CTACCGAACTGGAAATGGAATCTCCGTAACGCGTGAGGGATCGTTGAAGGCGACTGCTGACGGAAAAGACCACGTCCTGATCCAATCCGGATCCCAAACTTACGAGAGCCCTAACGGAGAAAAGATCACGGAGACCTGGACCGCCGATGAAAATGGATACATAGTCGAGGGTGATCACATCCCCAAAGCCTCGAAtgcgtaa
- the LOC124187897 gene encoding endocuticle structural glycoprotein SgAbd-8-like, translating to MKFAIVLAALAAVAVARPQNQLTPGVVPILDFQESHDEFGQFALSYLTGDGTQVSEQGALVPNSKEDGFVLVKKGSFKYYAPDGQLIEETWTADGNGFHAEGSHLPVAPDPIAAS from the exons ATGAAATTC GCAATCGTCCTCGCCGCGTTAGCCGCCGTCGCCGTGGCTCGTCCTCAGAATCAGCTCACCCCCGGAGTCGTACCCATCCTGGACTTCCAAGAGAGCCATGACGAGTTCGGGCAGTTCGCTCTGAGCTACCTTACCGGCGATGGAACCCAAGTATCCGAACAGGGTGCTCTGGTCCCCAACTCCAAGGAAGACGGATTCGTCCTCGTAAAGAAGGGATCCTTCAAGTACTACGCTCCCGACGGACAGTTAATCGAGGAAACGTGGACCGCCGACGGCAACGGCTTCCACGCCGAGGGCAGTCACTTGCCGGTGGCACCTGACCCCATCGCGGCCTCGTAG